DNA from bacterium:
ACATCTTCGACTGCATCGGCGACCGCCAGAGCCGCCGCAAGTACACCGACGATCCGCTGACCTTGGAGGAGCTGTCCTATCTTTTATGGGCCACCCAGGGGATAAAAAAGCTAATGGCCAACGGCAAGGTCGGCCTTCGCACAGTTCCCTCCGGCGGATGCATGCATCCGTTTGAGACATACCTGGCCGTCAACAATGTCAAAGGTTTGAAAAAGGGAATGTACCGCTACCAGCCGGTGGATCACAAGCTGGTGAAACTTTTCACCGTGCCGTCGATGCCCAGGAAACTGACCAAGGCGTCCCTGGGACAGACATACGTGGGCAACTGCGCGGTGACCTTCATCTGGAGCGCGGTGCCCTACAAGACGGAATGGCGCTATTCCCTGGAGGCCAAGAAGATCATTTTGCAGGATTCCGGGCACCTCTGCCAGAACCTGTATCTGGCCTGCGAGTCCATCAACTGCGGGACCTGCGCCATCGGGGCTTATAACCAGAAGCTGTTTGACAAGCTGTGCCAGCTGGACGGTAAGGACGAGTTCGTGGTCTATGTGGCGCCGGTGGGCAGGGTGGCGGTTGAAAAGGGCCTGCCCTGAGTTGGCAGAAATACCTGACAAACGAAAGGGTTTGAAACGTTTGCCACCGCCGTCGGCGGGGTGTCGCCAACGGCGACAAAATGTTTGAAATGTTTGGAAAGGCCGTTATGCTGAAAAAATATTTATGGGGCGCAATAGTTCCGGCGCTGGCTGTATTTGTTCTAAGCGGAGCCGGGGCAAGACCAAAACCAGACACTTTACTAAAAAATAATGCTGATACAGTAACGTATCAAAGCATTATGATAAAGCAAACCACTAAAGATACATCCTTAAGGTTTGCCGGTTCTAATGGAAGGATAATTGGGATAGTTGTTGATCAAGAGAATAGGGAGCCGATACCTGGAGTAAATATCACTATAGTTGGCACCAACTTCAATGCAAAAACCGATTCAGCCGGTATGTACACCATTGTCAATGTTCCGATTGGCTTATATGCGGTGGAGGCTAAATATAAAGGGTACGAAACCCAGAAAATTACTGGTATAAAAGCTATTACGGGATTGGCCACGAAGGTTAACTTTAAATTTAAAATTACTATTGTCGAGAAAAAAGGGACGGTGAGGCAAACCGCTAAAGATTCAATAATTGCCAGCACCACCGGAAAAATCACTGGTGTGGTGATAGATGTCAAAACCAGGGAAGCAATTTCTGGCGCATCGGTCACTCTCTTAGGCCTCAATATGTGCGATAGTACCAATTTGGATGGCCGGTATGCAATCACTAATGTTCCAGAGGGACGCTATAATGTTCAAGCCAAGATAACTGGTTATGAACCCCAAGTTATTGTTGCAAAAACCAAAATACGGCAGATCGTGCCCGTTAACTTCGTACTTAAACCTACCATAATCGGGACGAAGGATTCAGGGATTGTAAAACCGTCCGAACGTAGAACAACAACCGAAACCGAACATAGATCCATAACTACAGAAGAGATAGAAAGGAT
Protein-coding regions in this window:
- a CDS encoding SagB/ThcOx family dehydrogenase, yielding MSEIIKKIIALKDAERKILVGDIMESEKGLKEAFCKMLNMAGEPLQEKFYKSLPQGWDGFIKEQAKGEITISPQKEEKALEEISKMMAGIGATMEKLEKNTVKARKQTLKFRETMKAGFIKLVKVISDQTKGLERGPLQKEYPKDAEVIELPKPDKSVLKKSDIFDCIGDRQSRRKYTDDPLTLEELSYLLWATQGIKKLMANGKVGLRTVPSGGCMHPFETYLAVNNVKGLKKGMYRYQPVDHKLVKLFTVPSMPRKLTKASLGQTYVGNCAVTFIWSAVPYKTEWRYSLEAKKIILQDSGHLCQNLYLACESINCGTCAIGAYNQKLFDKLCQLDGKDEFVVYVAPVGRVAVEKGLP
- a CDS encoding carboxypeptidase regulatory-like domain-containing protein; this translates as MFEMFGKAVMLKKYLWGAIVPALAVFVLSGAGARPKPDTLLKNNADTVTYQSIMIKQTTKDTSLRFAGSNGRIIGIVVDQENREPIPGVNITIVGTNFNAKTDSAGMYTIVNVPIGLYAVEAKYKGYETQKITGIKAITGLATKVNFKFKITIVEKKGTVRQTAKDSIIASTTGKITGVVIDVKTREAISGASVTLLGLNMCDSTNLDGRYAITNVPEGRYNVQAKITGYEPQVIVAKTKIRQIVPVNFVLKPTIIGTKDSGIVKPSERRTTTETEHRSITTEEIERMEKPNIYLYPTKQETLTVKVHPKGKITTSIPEYNTGWNVVVAPGGKINDTYDFLFYEATVDYNFTIDA